A window from Athalia rosae chromosome 5, iyAthRosa1.1, whole genome shotgun sequence encodes these proteins:
- the LOC105690186 gene encoding probable phospholipid-transporting ATPase IA isoform X8, producing the protein MPLRTITLNNVSNFLVRKKEAIQTLPKNIYNALFPSVKAPVRRPPMPSTADPNAQGASGSPNPTRPYTPPDLSSIPNMDGTPMRPTGANNASNPMNDRLAGPYIVGSPIDLGQIDNVDNMGSHLQDLVPPWCGKRNDDHIELRETGAATPGDQDGVNVGSHPESDDHEERVVFVNSGPSQPAKYTTNHITTAKYSVFSFIPSFLFEQFRRYSNCFFLFIALMQQIPDVSPTGRYTTLVPLIFILSVSALKEIVEDIKRHRADDEINEREVEVLRSGRWQWVQWHAVTVGDLVKVHNNKFFPADLILLSSSEPQGMSFIETANLDGETNLKIRQALPNTATLLDTTELSAFKANIQCEPPNRHLYEFVGVLRENNKQSVPLGPDQLLLRGAMLRNTRWAFGVVIYTGHDTKLMRNSTSAAPLKRSTLDRVTNIQILMLFFALLILCLISAVFNIFWTNSHQSELWYLGLHEAMSKNFGYNLLTFIILFNNLIPISLQVTLEVVRYVQATFINMDVEMYHAETDTPAMARTSNLNEELGMIRYVFTDKTGTLTRNVMEFKSCSVAGKLYDLPSPSPEIAMNGTDPVISCSLVKDLMDGKLKADNKSNEDLLKQATAGIIHEFMVMLSVCHTVIPEKQDELIVYHAASPDERALVDGARKFGYIFNTRTPTSVEIIALGERQCYEILNVIEFTSARKRMSVIVRTPEGQIKLFCKGADSVIYERLATRTTNNREDGADFREITLNHLETFATEGLRTLCFAVADIPESLYQRWRETYHKAATTIEDRENKLEYAANLIENNLTLLGATAIEDQLQDQVPETIESLIQADINVWVLTGDKQETAINIGYSCRLISHPMPLIIVNENSLDKTREAIRQHCLDFGQDLKCQNEVALIIDGNTLKYALSCDIRSDFLDLCTSCKVVICCRVSPMQKAEVVDLVTTCTKAVTLAIGDGANDVAMIQKAHVGVGISGVEGLQAACASDYSIAQFKFLKRLLFVHGAWNYSRMCKLILYSFYKNICLYVIELWFAIYSGWSGQILFERWSIGLYNVVFTAAPPLAMGLFDKVCTAETHLAYPRLYHAHNASDSMFNFRVFWMWIINALFHSALLYWLPLLALQQDVIWNNGRDGGYLVLGNFVYTYVVVTVCAKAGLVTNSWTWVTHLATWGSILLWFLFILIYSNFWPTMNVGAVMAGNDRMLFTSPVFWLGLFLIPAAVLLLDFTAKAVGNTVWKSLTEATREQEIKKSDPSDVFDKQDYRSSPVHAIVDLARY; encoded by the exons GCGCCAGTCCGGCGTCCGCCGATGCCATCGACGGCGGACCCGAACGCACAAGGTGCGAGTGGGAGTCCCAATCCCACTCGGCCTTACACACCACCGGACCTCTCGTCCATCCCGAACATGGATGGGACCCCCATGAGGCCGACGGGCGCTAACAATGCCTCGAATCCGATGAACGACCGGCTAGCCGGCCCCTACATAGTCGGGAGTCCCATCGACCTTGGGCAAATCGACAACGTTGACAATATGGGATCCCACTTACAAGATCTCGTTCCACCCTGGTGCGGTAAACGGAACGACGACCACATTGAGCTCAGAGAAACCGGAGCCGCGACACCGGGAGACCAAG ATGGGGTGAATGTTGGATCTCACCCAGAGTCGGATGACCATGAGGAGAGAGTGGTTTTTGTTAACTCGGGGCCAAGCCAACCAGCAAAATATACCACCAATCATATTACCACCGCAAAGTATTCCGTATTTTCGTTCataccttcttttttattcgagcAGTTTCGGAGATACAGTAACtgctttttcctcttcatcgCTCTCATGCAG CAAATACCTGATGTTTCGCCCACGGGACGCTACACCACATTAGTGCCACTCATATTCATTCTCAGCGTATCCGCCCTTAAAGAAATTGTAGAAGACATT AAAAGGCATAGAGCCgatgatgaaataaatgaacgagaGGTAGAAGTCCTTCGGAGTGGTCGATGGCAATGGGTTCAGTGGCATGCTGTCACGGTTGGTGATCTAGTTAAG GTccataataataaattctttCCCGCCGATTTGATACTGTTATCCTCGTCAGAGCCACAGGGTATGTCATTCATCGAAACTGCAAACTTAGACGGTGaaacgaatttaaaaattagaCAAGCCTTACCTAATACCGCAACGCTATTGGACACCACCGAATTGTCTGCTTTCAAAGCGAACATACAATGTGAACCGCCTAATCGTCACTTGTATGAATTTGTCGGTGTCCTTAGAGAGAACAATAAGCA AAGTGTGCCACTTGGTCCCGATCAATTACTTCTACGCGGAGCGATGCTAAGAAACACTCGTTGGGCATTCGGAGTTGTGATATACACAGGTCATGACACAAAATTAATGCGAAACAGCACCAGTGCTGCACCTCTGAAACGATCGACTCTAGATCGCGTAACGAACATACAAATTCTGATGCTGTTTTTCGCGCTTCTGATATTATGTTTAATTTCGGCcgtattcaacattttttggaCAAACTCGCATCAATCCGAGCTGTGGTATTTAGGATTACATG AGGCAATGTCCAAGAACTTTGGCTACAACTTACTAacgtttataattttattcaacaacTTAATTCCGATATCTCTCCAAGTTACGCTAGAAGTAGTTAGATACGTTCAGGCAACTTTTATCAATATGGACGTAGAAATGTATCATGCGGAAACGGATACTCCTGCAATGGCACGTACCAGTAATCTTAATGAAGAACTTGGAATGATTCGTTACGTATTCACAGACAAAACTGGAACGCTCACCCGAAATGTTATGGAGTTTAAGAGTTGTTCGGTTGCTGGAAAGTTGTACGA CTTGCCCAGCCCATCGCCGGAAATTGCTATGAATGGTACGGACCCAGTAATAAGTTGTTCGTTGGTGAAAGATTTGATGGACGGTAAATTGAAAGCGGACAATAAGTCGAATGAAGACTTATTGAAACAAGCCACAGCTGGAATTATTCACGAGTTTATGGTCATGCTGTCTGTTTGTCACACCGTTATACCCGAAAAACAAGACGAGCTCATCGTTTATCACGCCGCCTCACCTG ATGAAAGAGCTCTGGTCGATGGTGCGAGAAAATTCGGTTATATATTCAACACGCGAACGCCGACGTCTGTGGAGATCATAGCTCTGGGTGAACGTCAGTGTTATGAGATCTTGAACGTGATAGAGTTCACCTCAGCCCGTAAAAGAATGTCGGTAATCGTACGCACACCGGAGGGACAGATCAAGTTATTCTGTAAAGGGGCAGACTCGGTGATCTACGAAAGGCTTGCTACCAGAACAACGAACAATCGGGAAGATGGTGCAGATTTTCGTGAAATCACGTTGAACCACTTGGAAACATTTGCAACAGAAGGGTTGAGGACACTGTGTTTCGCTGTTGCAGACATACCTGAATCTCTTTACCAA AGGTGGCGAGAGACTTACCACAAAGCGGCAACCACTATAGAAGATCGTGAGAACAAATTAGAATACGCTGCTAAtcttattgaaaataatttgaccCTTCTAGGGGCTACTGCCATCGAGGATCAACTGCAAGATCAG GTACCTGAAACCATAGAGTCTTTGATCCAGGCGGATATTAACGTTTGGGTTTTGACGGGGGACAAACAAGAAACAGCAATTAATATTGGTTACTCGTGCAGACTGATTTCACACCCGATGCCTCTCATAATtgtcaatgaaaattcattggaT AAAACAAGAGAGGCAATTAGGCAACATTGTCTTGATTTTGGACAAGACCTCAAATGCCAAAATGAAGTAGCCTTGATAATCGATGGTAATACTTTAAAGTATGCTTTATCCTGTGATATACGAAGCGATTTTCTGGACCTCTGCACCTCGTGCAAGGTCGTCATCTGCTGCAGAGTATCGCCTATGCAAAAGGCAGAG gtCGTAGATTTAGTGACCACATGTACAAAGGCTGTCACTCTCGCGATCGGCGACGGTGCGAATGACGTGGCCATGATTCAGAAGGCTCACGTTGGGGTTG GAATATCGGGAGTAGAAGGACTCCAAGCAGCTTGTGCATCCGATTACTCGATAGCACAGTTCAAATTTCTGAAACGGTTGCTGTTCGTACACGGAGCTTGGAACTATAGTAGAATGtgcaaattaattttatattcattttacaaaaatatttgtctCTACGTTATCGAATTATGGTTTGCCATATACTCCGGTTGGTCTGGACAAATCTTATTCGAAAGATGGTCCATTGGTCTCTACAACGTT GTATTCACGGCTGCACCTCCGCTGGCGATGGGACTTTTTGACAAGGTCTGCACAGCCGAGACTCATTTAGCATATCCGAGGCTTTATCATGCCCATAATGCGAGTGATTCAATGTTCAACTTCAGG gtGTTTTGGATGTGGATAATAAACGCGTTATTCCACTCGGCACTACTCTACTGGTTACCTTTGTTAGCTCTTCAGCAAGATGTTATATGGAACAATGGACGAGACGGAGGCTACCTTGTCCTAGGAAATTTCGTGTATACA TATGTCGTAGTGACGGTCTGCGCAAAGGCCGGATTAGTTACAAATTCATGGACCTGGGTTACTCACTTGGCCACATGGGGATCTATTCTACTCTGGTTCTTATTCATTCTTATATACAG CAACTTTTGGCCAACGATGAACGTTGGCGCGGTGATGGCAGGTAACGATAGAATGCTCTTCACTTCACCGGTGTTCTGGCTAGGCCTTTTTCTTATACCAGCAGCGGTTCTACTGCTTGACTTCACTGCTAAAGC AGTTGGAAATACAGTCTGGAAATCACTAACAGAAGCAACGAGAGAgcaggaaattaaaaaatccgaCCCCAGTGACGTCTTCGATAAACAGGATTACAGAAGCTC GCCTGTGCATGCCATCGTCGATCTCGCGAGGT ATTAA
- the LOC105690186 gene encoding probable phospholipid-transporting ATPase IA isoform X6, with product MPLRTITLNNVSNFLVRKKEAIQTLPKNIYNALFPSVKAPVRRPPMPSTADPNAQGASGSPNPTRPYTPPDLSSIPNMDGTPMRPTGANNASNPMNDRLAGPYIVGSPIDLGQIDNVDNMGSHLQDLVPPWCGKRNDDHIELRETGAATPGDQDGVNVGSHPESDDHEERVVFVNSGPSQPAKYTTNHITTAKYSVFSFIPSFLFEQFRRYSNCFFLFIALMQQIPDVSPTGRYTTLVPLIFILSVSALKEIVEDIKRHRADDEINEREVEVLRSGRWQWVQWHAVTVGDLVKVHNNKFFPADLILLSSSEPQGMSFIETANLDGETNLKIRQALPNTATLLDTTELSAFKANIQCEPPNRHLYEFVGVLRENNKQSVPLGPDQLLLRGAMLRNTRWAFGVVIYTGHDTKLMRNSTSAAPLKRSTLDRVTNIQILMLFFALLILCLISAVFNIFWTNSHQSELWYLGLHEAMSKNFGYNLLTFIILFNNLIPISLQVTLEVVRYVQATFINMDVEMYHAETDTPAMARTSNLNEELGMIRYVFTDKTGTLTRNVMEFKSCSVAGKLYDLPSPSPEIAMNGTDPVISCSLVKDLMDGKLKADNKSNEDLLKQATAGIIHEFMVMLSVCHTVIPEKQDELIVYHAASPDERALVDGARKFGYIFNTRTPTSVEIIALGERQCYEILNVIEFTSARKRMSVIVRTPEGQIKLFCKGADSVIYERLATRTTNNREDGADFREITLNHLETFATEGLRTLCFAVADIPESLYQRWRETYHKAATTIEDRENKLEYAANLIENNLTLLGATAIEDQLQDQVPETIESLIQADINVWVLTGDKQETAINIGYSCRLISHPMPLIIVNENSLDKTREAIRQHCLDFGQDLKCQNEVALIIDGNTLKYALSCDIRSDFLDLCTSCKVVICCRVSPMQKAEVVDLVTTCTKAVTLAIGDGANDVAMIQKAHVGVGISGVEGLQAACASDYSIAQFKFLKRLLFVHGAWNYSRMCKLILYSFYKNICLYVIELWFAIYSGWSGQILFERWSIGLYNVVFTAAPPLAMGLFDKVCTAETHLAYPRLYHAHNASDSMFNFRVFWMWIINALFHSALLYWLPLLALQQDVIWNNGRDGGYLVLGNFVYTYVVVTVCAKAGLVTNSWTWVTHLATWGSILLWFLFILIYSNFWPTMNVGAVMAGNDRMLFTSPVFWLGLFLIPAAVLLLDFTAKAVGNTVWKSLTEATREQEIKKSDPSDVFDKQDYRSSSPKQWSSRRRFIRRWFLTSQWPSPRRGLMRSRIRMFPFTLMAQGLFHSRHSPLRV from the exons GCGCCAGTCCGGCGTCCGCCGATGCCATCGACGGCGGACCCGAACGCACAAGGTGCGAGTGGGAGTCCCAATCCCACTCGGCCTTACACACCACCGGACCTCTCGTCCATCCCGAACATGGATGGGACCCCCATGAGGCCGACGGGCGCTAACAATGCCTCGAATCCGATGAACGACCGGCTAGCCGGCCCCTACATAGTCGGGAGTCCCATCGACCTTGGGCAAATCGACAACGTTGACAATATGGGATCCCACTTACAAGATCTCGTTCCACCCTGGTGCGGTAAACGGAACGACGACCACATTGAGCTCAGAGAAACCGGAGCCGCGACACCGGGAGACCAAG ATGGGGTGAATGTTGGATCTCACCCAGAGTCGGATGACCATGAGGAGAGAGTGGTTTTTGTTAACTCGGGGCCAAGCCAACCAGCAAAATATACCACCAATCATATTACCACCGCAAAGTATTCCGTATTTTCGTTCataccttcttttttattcgagcAGTTTCGGAGATACAGTAACtgctttttcctcttcatcgCTCTCATGCAG CAAATACCTGATGTTTCGCCCACGGGACGCTACACCACATTAGTGCCACTCATATTCATTCTCAGCGTATCCGCCCTTAAAGAAATTGTAGAAGACATT AAAAGGCATAGAGCCgatgatgaaataaatgaacgagaGGTAGAAGTCCTTCGGAGTGGTCGATGGCAATGGGTTCAGTGGCATGCTGTCACGGTTGGTGATCTAGTTAAG GTccataataataaattctttCCCGCCGATTTGATACTGTTATCCTCGTCAGAGCCACAGGGTATGTCATTCATCGAAACTGCAAACTTAGACGGTGaaacgaatttaaaaattagaCAAGCCTTACCTAATACCGCAACGCTATTGGACACCACCGAATTGTCTGCTTTCAAAGCGAACATACAATGTGAACCGCCTAATCGTCACTTGTATGAATTTGTCGGTGTCCTTAGAGAGAACAATAAGCA AAGTGTGCCACTTGGTCCCGATCAATTACTTCTACGCGGAGCGATGCTAAGAAACACTCGTTGGGCATTCGGAGTTGTGATATACACAGGTCATGACACAAAATTAATGCGAAACAGCACCAGTGCTGCACCTCTGAAACGATCGACTCTAGATCGCGTAACGAACATACAAATTCTGATGCTGTTTTTCGCGCTTCTGATATTATGTTTAATTTCGGCcgtattcaacattttttggaCAAACTCGCATCAATCCGAGCTGTGGTATTTAGGATTACATG AGGCAATGTCCAAGAACTTTGGCTACAACTTACTAacgtttataattttattcaacaacTTAATTCCGATATCTCTCCAAGTTACGCTAGAAGTAGTTAGATACGTTCAGGCAACTTTTATCAATATGGACGTAGAAATGTATCATGCGGAAACGGATACTCCTGCAATGGCACGTACCAGTAATCTTAATGAAGAACTTGGAATGATTCGTTACGTATTCACAGACAAAACTGGAACGCTCACCCGAAATGTTATGGAGTTTAAGAGTTGTTCGGTTGCTGGAAAGTTGTACGA CTTGCCCAGCCCATCGCCGGAAATTGCTATGAATGGTACGGACCCAGTAATAAGTTGTTCGTTGGTGAAAGATTTGATGGACGGTAAATTGAAAGCGGACAATAAGTCGAATGAAGACTTATTGAAACAAGCCACAGCTGGAATTATTCACGAGTTTATGGTCATGCTGTCTGTTTGTCACACCGTTATACCCGAAAAACAAGACGAGCTCATCGTTTATCACGCCGCCTCACCTG ATGAAAGAGCTCTGGTCGATGGTGCGAGAAAATTCGGTTATATATTCAACACGCGAACGCCGACGTCTGTGGAGATCATAGCTCTGGGTGAACGTCAGTGTTATGAGATCTTGAACGTGATAGAGTTCACCTCAGCCCGTAAAAGAATGTCGGTAATCGTACGCACACCGGAGGGACAGATCAAGTTATTCTGTAAAGGGGCAGACTCGGTGATCTACGAAAGGCTTGCTACCAGAACAACGAACAATCGGGAAGATGGTGCAGATTTTCGTGAAATCACGTTGAACCACTTGGAAACATTTGCAACAGAAGGGTTGAGGACACTGTGTTTCGCTGTTGCAGACATACCTGAATCTCTTTACCAA AGGTGGCGAGAGACTTACCACAAAGCGGCAACCACTATAGAAGATCGTGAGAACAAATTAGAATACGCTGCTAAtcttattgaaaataatttgaccCTTCTAGGGGCTACTGCCATCGAGGATCAACTGCAAGATCAG GTACCTGAAACCATAGAGTCTTTGATCCAGGCGGATATTAACGTTTGGGTTTTGACGGGGGACAAACAAGAAACAGCAATTAATATTGGTTACTCGTGCAGACTGATTTCACACCCGATGCCTCTCATAATtgtcaatgaaaattcattggaT AAAACAAGAGAGGCAATTAGGCAACATTGTCTTGATTTTGGACAAGACCTCAAATGCCAAAATGAAGTAGCCTTGATAATCGATGGTAATACTTTAAAGTATGCTTTATCCTGTGATATACGAAGCGATTTTCTGGACCTCTGCACCTCGTGCAAGGTCGTCATCTGCTGCAGAGTATCGCCTATGCAAAAGGCAGAG gtCGTAGATTTAGTGACCACATGTACAAAGGCTGTCACTCTCGCGATCGGCGACGGTGCGAATGACGTGGCCATGATTCAGAAGGCTCACGTTGGGGTTG GAATATCGGGAGTAGAAGGACTCCAAGCAGCTTGTGCATCCGATTACTCGATAGCACAGTTCAAATTTCTGAAACGGTTGCTGTTCGTACACGGAGCTTGGAACTATAGTAGAATGtgcaaattaattttatattcattttacaaaaatatttgtctCTACGTTATCGAATTATGGTTTGCCATATACTCCGGTTGGTCTGGACAAATCTTATTCGAAAGATGGTCCATTGGTCTCTACAACGTT GTATTCACGGCTGCACCTCCGCTGGCGATGGGACTTTTTGACAAGGTCTGCACAGCCGAGACTCATTTAGCATATCCGAGGCTTTATCATGCCCATAATGCGAGTGATTCAATGTTCAACTTCAGG gtGTTTTGGATGTGGATAATAAACGCGTTATTCCACTCGGCACTACTCTACTGGTTACCTTTGTTAGCTCTTCAGCAAGATGTTATATGGAACAATGGACGAGACGGAGGCTACCTTGTCCTAGGAAATTTCGTGTATACA TATGTCGTAGTGACGGTCTGCGCAAAGGCCGGATTAGTTACAAATTCATGGACCTGGGTTACTCACTTGGCCACATGGGGATCTATTCTACTCTGGTTCTTATTCATTCTTATATACAG CAACTTTTGGCCAACGATGAACGTTGGCGCGGTGATGGCAGGTAACGATAGAATGCTCTTCACTTCACCGGTGTTCTGGCTAGGCCTTTTTCTTATACCAGCAGCGGTTCTACTGCTTGACTTCACTGCTAAAGC AGTTGGAAATACAGTCTGGAAATCACTAACAGAAGCAACGAGAGAgcaggaaattaaaaaatccgaCCCCAGTGACGTCTTCGATAAACAGGATTACAGAAGCTC GAGTCCAAAACAGTGGTCATCCAGACGCCGTTTCATCCGTCGTTGGTTTTTGACGTCGCAATGGCCATCACCACGCCGAGGTCTAATGAGATCACGAATCCGAATGTTCCCGTTCACGCTAATGGCTCAAGGCTTATTTCATTCGCGACATTCCCCTCTGCGTGTTTAA